Proteins from a genomic interval of Streptomyces fodineus:
- a CDS encoding ABC transporter family substrate-binding protein, with protein sequence MRLRRGACSATTAPRTTDGTSRRRRRSATALLAAGALAMPCLAGCGSDDEVSKPLAAQDILPAGRDLVAEGGTLKWAVDAVPQTLNTFQADADTGTSRIAQAVLPSLFRLDAGGRPVPNPAFLESAKVIETEPRQVVLYKLNQQAVWSDGREIGAADFLAQWRALSGKNSAYWTARNAGYDRIEKIERGASDLQVRVTFSRPYADWKSLFSPLYPKDVMGAPDAFNDGARRKLKVTAGPFTLDKVDTARKDVVLTRNPRWWGRPAKLSQIVLHAVPRDKRAEALADGSVDLADIEPADAERIGLAARNTVNPLQGAGRTSVKKLRAWALAHGFDRDRAKAGQKKLRTAIATYLDEQQALRDFEVRKSLEPSYTQLALNGSEGPLADERVRRAVARALDRKELAKLVLTPLGLPAVPVGSHLALSGQPAYADNSSAIGGQDTKEAEALLADAGWVPGGPIKEQQQKKKGQKAAGPQSDKSHKGGRGDKSDGGRDGQYIVGEDNQNNQNSQNNENSDSSDNNDDNKSGGRGDGGDRHLAQQGEHGGAPGAYAPKGTAAPGAPPTAPLAKDGKPLLLRFVLPSGSGSRTLYSVAERISAMLERVGIRTTITKVPDESYFKDHIASGDYDLSLYSWPSSAFPATDDRPVYAKPVPAADGSVNVEQNYTRVGTDQVDQLFDQAAATLDEGEAVSLIRRADSRIWAAAGSIPLYQRPQLVGARRNLVNAGAFGFQTPVYEDMGFLKKGAKASASPKN encoded by the coding sequence ATGCGGCTCCGCCGCGGGGCGTGCTCGGCCACGACGGCGCCGCGGACGACGGACGGCACCTCCCGGCGCCGCCGGCGCAGCGCCACCGCCCTGCTCGCCGCCGGCGCGCTCGCGATGCCGTGCCTCGCCGGCTGCGGCTCCGACGACGAGGTCAGCAAGCCGCTCGCCGCGCAGGACATCCTCCCGGCCGGCCGTGACCTGGTCGCCGAGGGCGGCACCCTGAAGTGGGCCGTCGACGCCGTCCCCCAGACCCTGAACACCTTCCAGGCCGACGCCGACACCGGCACCAGCCGTATCGCCCAGGCCGTGCTGCCGTCCCTGTTCCGGCTCGACGCCGGCGGCCGGCCCGTGCCCAACCCCGCCTTCCTGGAGTCGGCCAAGGTCATCGAGACCGAGCCGCGCCAGGTCGTGCTGTACAAACTGAACCAGCAGGCCGTCTGGAGCGACGGCCGGGAGATCGGCGCCGCCGACTTCCTCGCCCAGTGGCGCGCCCTGTCCGGCAAGAACAGCGCCTACTGGACCGCCCGCAACGCGGGCTACGACCGCATCGAGAAGATCGAGCGCGGCGCCAGCGACCTCCAGGTGCGGGTCACCTTCTCCCGCCCCTACGCCGACTGGAAGTCGCTGTTCTCCCCGCTGTACCCGAAGGACGTCATGGGCGCCCCGGACGCCTTCAACGACGGCGCCCGCCGCAAGCTGAAGGTCACCGCGGGACCCTTCACGCTGGACAAGGTCGACACCGCCCGGAAGGACGTCGTCCTCACCCGCAATCCGCGCTGGTGGGGCAGGCCCGCCAAGCTGTCCCAGATCGTGCTGCACGCCGTACCCCGCGACAAGCGGGCCGAGGCGCTCGCCGACGGCAGCGTGGACCTCGCCGACATCGAGCCCGCCGACGCCGAGCGGATCGGGCTCGCCGCCCGCAACACCGTGAACCCGCTGCAGGGCGCCGGCCGGACCTCGGTGAAGAAGCTGCGCGCCTGGGCGCTCGCGCACGGCTTCGACCGCGACAGGGCCAAGGCCGGCCAGAAGAAGCTGCGCACGGCCATCGCCACGTACCTGGACGAGCAGCAGGCGCTGCGCGACTTCGAGGTCCGCAAGTCCCTGGAGCCCTCCTACACCCAGCTGGCCCTGAACGGCTCCGAGGGCCCCCTCGCCGACGAGCGCGTCCGCCGGGCCGTCGCCCGCGCCCTGGACCGCAAGGAGCTGGCCAAGCTGGTGCTCACCCCGCTGGGCCTGCCCGCCGTCCCGGTCGGCAGCCACCTCGCCCTGTCCGGGCAGCCCGCCTACGCCGACAACAGCAGTGCGATCGGCGGCCAGGACACCAAGGAGGCCGAGGCGCTGCTCGCCGACGCCGGCTGGGTGCCCGGCGGCCCGATCAAGGAGCAGCAGCAGAAGAAGAAGGGCCAGAAGGCGGCCGGCCCCCAGAGCGACAAGAGTCACAAGGGCGGCCGGGGGGACAAGTCCGACGGCGGCAGGGACGGCCAGTACATCGTCGGCGAGGACAACCAGAACAACCAGAACAGCCAGAACAACGAGAACAGCGACAGCAGCGACAACAACGACGACAACAAGAGCGGCGGCCGGGGGGACGGCGGCGACCGGCACCTGGCCCAGCAGGGCGAGCACGGGGGCGCGCCGGGCGCCTACGCACCCAAGGGGACCGCCGCGCCGGGCGCCCCTCCGACGGCACCGCTCGCCAAGGACGGCAAGCCGCTGCTGCTTCGCTTCGTGCTGCCCTCGGGTTCCGGCTCCCGGACGCTGTACTCGGTCGCCGAGCGGATCTCGGCCATGCTGGAGCGGGTCGGCATCCGGACGACGATCACCAAGGTGCCGGACGAGAGCTACTTCAAGGACCACATCGCCTCCGGCGACTACGACCTCTCGCTGTACTCGTGGCCGTCCTCCGCGTTCCCGGCGACGGACGACCGGCCGGTGTACGCGAAGCCGGTGCCGGCGGCGGACGGGTCGGTGAACGTCGAGCAGAACTACACGCGGGTGGGGACCGACCAGGTCGACCAGCTCTTCGACCAGGCCGCGGCGACGCTGGACGAGGGCGAGGCGGTCTCGCTGATCCGCAGGGCGGACTCCAGGATCTGGGCCGCGGCCGGGTCGATTCCGCTGTATCAGCGGCCTCAGCTGGTGGGGGCGCGGAGGAATCTGGTCAACGCCGGGGCGTTCGGATTCCAGACGCCGGTCTACGAGGACATGGGCTTTCTGAAGAAGGGCGCGAAGGCCTCCGCAAGTCCCAAGAACTGA